In Brassica napus cultivar Da-Ae chromosome A3, Da-Ae, whole genome shotgun sequence, the sequence GCCATTGGGAGATAGAGTTTTGGTGAAGATCAAGGAGGCAGAGGAGAAGACCATGGGAGGTATCTTACTTCCATCTACTGCTCAATCAAAGCCTCAAGGAGGTGAAGTTGTTGCTGTGGGCGAAGGAAGAACTATTGGGAAGAATAAAATCGATATCACTGTCCCTGTAACAGCCTCTCAAACCTCTCTTTCTTTGTTTGCTTCGTTCTCTGCTATTAAGTTCATCTGAAAATGTGTTTCCTTTTCTTCCTGGTGCAGACTGGAGCACAAATCATTTACTCCAAGTACGCTGGAACTGAGGTGGAGTTCAACGATGAGAAGCATCTCATTCTCAAGGAAGATGACATTGTTGGCCTTCTTGAGACAGAGGACATCAAAGATCTCAAGCCCTTGAACGACCGAGTCTTCATTAAGGTTAGCCTCTTGTGCTTATCTCAGTAATCTCATTGCTTGTGCACGCAAGAACATTGATAATCAGAGGAagcttttgttttgaaatttgtggGTTTAGGTTGCTGAGGCAGAGGAGAAAACAGCTGGAGGGTTGTTGCTAACGGAGACTACCAAAGAGAAGCCTTCTATTGGCACGGTAAGCACACACACACTTGATATCATATCCATCCCAATACACAAGTGCCAAGTATACATAATATCCTTTCTGCTGATTGGCAGGTGATAGCAGTTGGACCAGGTACTCTAGATGAGGAAGGTAAGGTTCAGCCGCTATCGATATCCACTGGAAGCACAGTTCTTTACTCCAAGTATGCGGGTAACGACTTCAAGGGCAAAGATGGTTCAAACTACATTGCCCTGAGAGCTTCAGATGTGATGGCTATCCTTTCTTAGTTTATTATATCTTTGTAAACCTGCAATTTGTATCCCCAATTGTGGAAAAAATTTTCATAAACGGCCTGAGAACATAATCTAAAATAAAGACTTGAGTTTGATTCTTCATACCAAGTTGCTTATGTTAACTTAGTTGAACCTCACCTGATGAAATATGCTCTGAACACAGTTTACAAATTCCTTGCAAAAATCCAAAGTTTCAAAAGCTATAAAAAAGGAATGGAACTTTCAAATGGTCTTATGTTGAAGAATGTGATAGTTCTCTACATACACCCATGGATCATCACCGAGAAGTTACGCACACAAGTTTCCAGTCTGATGTTAGCGAATCTTCAAGCTGTCATTGGATCCCAAACGTGCGTGCAAGATCATGCCTCAGCTCATCGTAACCTctgacttttgttttaattaaaaaaactaagaaccaattcttaaataaaaatttaccaatAAACATGTTTTTGAGCAGTTCCAAcctttttaacttaaaaaaatatatcataaaaatattaaagaaaatgaacaaaaattcTTAGTAGAACCGATTGAAACATTAAAACAACACATGTCATCTTATTAATGTTTTTAGagttgaaataattaaaatattatttttttttaaaaccccTCACAGTATTTACCGACAGGCCCGTCCTAGCCATAAGACACATAAAGCATTAGCTTTAGGCCACATCtataattgatatttttaagGCCACAAATCTTAAATTGTGTAATGGTCATAGATGATTGTTTAAAACCTCGAGATTTAATatttagtcattttagtttttcataCTTAGTCTCTGTTTCTAAACTAATTGTCTGAATTTATAACTTATAAccatttatatttcattttaactaTCAGTTATTGTTATGTAACTTACTATAGTTAAATTCAGTgatcttttatatttcaaacaCATTTAGTAATAtgcatttttgttatatttgtaTGATTTCTTTggttctttatatatttgtaaaataaattaacGAAGGTCCAGGTTAAAAATTACAGCAACAACTTCATTACTAaacaattgaatttttttttaaagaacataaaattagttttaaaacaataaatttttctatataaCGAAAAATATTCTTATGTAAAAAAGTATGTTCATATTAGAGAATTAGTAATGATAAACCAGATTCaaaatttctgaaaaaaattaaagatcatattttttatattgcttTAGGCCACCGGATATTTCGGGACGGCACTGTTTACCGATAATGTTGCTCTAAGAGTTTGCTtacagaaaattatttatataaataatttccGCTACGTCAGTTTGTACTACTTTCTATATATGATTTTCGTTTTAGTTTATCAGTCTTTTAAATTCCTATTTTCAGTTTCATGTGAAGACAAAATCACATGCAAGCGAATCCGAACGGAACCACATATTACGATATAGTGACATAGCGAACCAAAAgattaaacatttatataatataggaTATAGTTATATACCATTATCAGAACTACTAAAAATGACAATGCATGTAGTTTATATAGTGGATAACTTGTAATTAAACACACACGAatagtttgacaaaaaaaaaaaaaaaaaacacacacgaATAAAAGTTAACAAAATCACAACAGTCCATTAGGACAAGTGCATTATTATAACATCAAGGACGTACGACGTGGGGCTTGCCACGTTTATCATCTAGCTGGTTGATCATGTAAAGCGCGTTGCTCGTAACCCTCGCCACTTTCGTCATCCACTCCTTCACCTCCGACTTGATTTCACCGTCGATCCCTTGAAACCCATCGAGACACGTGTCGTCATCAGTCAACGCAGCACTCGCCCACGTCTGCGCGTTGCTCATCTGCCACCTGAACTCGTTCACCGAACCACCCGAGACGCGGAGATGCTTCAAAGCGCCTAGCGTGCGGCTCAGCTCATCAACCGAGTCTCCAATCATCTCCACGCAGTCCACAACCGCCGCTTTCTCCCGTTTCTTCCCCACGGTTTCTCGCACCGCCGCGAGTTTTTTCGCAGCGGCTTTAGCGTGGGAGAGACTTATTTTAACGGCGGCTTGAGCTAGCTCACGACGGTTTGTGATGGTCGGACCGGAGTAAGTAGACAGCGTACGGATGCATAGCGATGGATAGCTAGCGTGCATGCAAGAGGAATGTACAATATCTTCTCCAGCACTATTAGATCCATCTCCGGTGGTGGTGGCTACAATGACAGCGGCGAAAATGGCGGCGAGAAAGAGCTTCTGTGGAGGAGCCATTGTTTCTCTCGGTTTAAACTGGAAAGAGACGAGACACAGTTATCTCTGTATATGAAACAGGCGAGTTGTGTCTTGTGACCAGTTGGTAAGAGGCGAGTTGTGTCTTGTGACCAGTTGGTAAGAATTTAAAGTACGTAGGTCCTTGTATGAcatatttatggtttattactTAATTACCCTCACTCTATGTACGTGTGTACGTGCATTATATAAGGGTAGCATGGTGAATACATCACCTTATGATTATGGGCAAAATCTGGAAAATAAATGCACCGCAAATTACAGAAATATAGCGAGTCTAGCGACAAACGAATGACTGTCCAGTCCAATTCATGTAACATGtgaatggtttttttttttaatagataacaAGTGAATGATTATAAtggtctaatatataaaaaatttatgactaatatatatgtcTAACGATTCAAAAAGATCAGAAGTTGTGAAATTATTGACCGACTGGTCACCAGAGGCCAAATATATTTAAAGAGGTTTCAGAATATTGGACCCACATTTGTTATGAGTTGACGAAAGTGGTTTCAGACACGATATTTATCTGCCATTTATTTTGCTCGACACTAAGTATCATTTCTGGATAAATTTACTATTAAAGtacaattttaaaacgaattaaactTTGTACAGATCAATTCAAAAATTATACATTCTGAAAATGAGTTTGATAACAAACAGCTTCTTTAACTATCGACATTCAATTGGTAATCAAATAGCACCGAATTAAGCTAAAGTTTTGCCTccaatcatttttcttttttgtttaagttGTCTCTAGTGATTCAATTTGTGAAGCCCAACGAAAGAAAAAGGTGAAGATACCCAATTGAACAAGAATGACCACTTAACAGAAAATGTCCAGTCTTcgtatctttttgtttttttagagaTCCATTTATACATCAAGATCAATGTGTGAATGCATAATTTTAGCCATGGTAGCATGTTTGATCTTTGTGCGTCACGATGAGCTCCATGTTTGCTTCGACCTCGACATCTCTCAACACAATGTGTAGTAGCCAAGTTACAGGGATAAAATTTTAACTGGTTATAAGTTGAATTAGGAGGTGTGTTCTAAGTAGTCAATTTGGCTCTAAATATTAAAGAGGAAATGGAATTGATGGACCAAAGATAAATGGTATATACTGAATGAGTATGAacaaagaataaatttattttattcgtTTCTAATTGCAGAAGGATTTTTCCTCTTTAGATTCTGTTTACGTTTTTGTGAAATTTCATGATCATTTCATTctctataaataattttttctgcAAAATGTTTATGAATTCCACAACATTTTATTGGTAAATATAACATCAATTTGCATTCTTTGTGTTATGAAAATGTAGTAAGTTTATTTTATGAGATGTAAGTTTATGATGTAGTTTATCTTCAAAGTAATGGTAAGTAAGTTGGATTCACCAGTACTTCAACTAAAAATGAAAGCTACGCTATAATAtaccttttcttttattttttttctgctgcaaaaacttcaaaataaatatatgccCGTTTAATTTAGCTTTCCATttatttttacgattttatcCGAAAGTTCTTGGGATTTTATTTCGAAATATAAGATGCAATTAAgattgattttgaaattttgaggaACATAGACaattcaaagaaaatttaacaaatagcttctttttttttaataatttaagaCTTAAGAGTCTAGTGGGCTTAGCCAATGTTACCGGAATTGGCCATGGCAACAAACCAACAGGAACAAATCCATGTGATCAAGTTTTCAATGGACCAGCGTTTATCAGTATACGCGTGTAGTCAAGTTTTGGTGGGCATAGCTAGCGTAAGTATCCAAATGGTCGAGTAACAACACTACTGAAGcaacattttaatatttgattttcttgGTTTCTTCTATAACTCAAGCATTCCTGGTCTTGTGGCGGAAAATTATGTACAAATTATAATCATAATCCACCAAACTTTAAACCAATCAAGGTTTGAAGGattttattttccaaattaGGAATATCCTCTAGCTTAGACACCTGCCGCTGTTACGGATTCCGTTTGTCATCATCCCATAACCTCACGACACTTCCGTTTATCATCGTCAAGTCCACGTAACGGTACCAAACGTCATCACCATTTCTCATCTTCACAACTCTTTCCCATCTCTCCCACCACTCTCCGCTATTACCAAACCCACTTCCATAGTTAACTGTCGGTAACTCTCCCTCTCCATCAACACACCGCTCTTCGTGATCAACGTCTACCTCGTAGTACATCGTCAGCTTCGTCCCTTTCGTCACTCCGTCATCGCACATCAACGGCTCCCAATTAACCTCCGTTTCATTCACTGGAGGCGCCTCCGCTGCCTCCACCGGACCAGCCATTTTTTGCGGTTCTTGATGATCGGATTCTTGTTCAGCTTTGGAGGCGGTTACATCCTCCAACAAGCTACACCCTGCATGACCACCGTTGTCTCCGATGGTAGTGACTTTCATCCTCCAGAAGCTGACAGCAGCCGTCACGACAGCGATCCATGTCCAGACGTTGTTGACGACGGCGAGAACACCGAAGCTAGCGTACTGGAAAGCCAACGCCTCTAGTGGAGAATCCAAAGTCGCCatgtcttctttctctcttgattATTGATTATTGCCTTTTGAATAAGGAGAGAGGTGGTAGGTTTAGTGGTTTATATAAAggaggggagagagagagatgaaattTGAACCGTCAGATGGGTCGTGTGGACATAGAGAGGAACGCTAAGCCGTTGGATCTTGTCAAGTGGAAGTGTGAATATTTGGTAGATGCTGAGGATCAAGAACGAAGATGCTTTGTGTTGAAGGAAGATGCGGACAGCCATATACTTATTCTACCATGGGTTTGTTGGTCCCCAaagatttaatttatttttttaaaacaacatataACAAATGGTCGAGTTTGGAcctcaaaatacaacatattttaggatataaaatacataatgcTGCTTTCATCTATTTAGAGTAGTAGGCGGCTCTCTTTGTCTGCTTTGTATGCATGTCCGACGCATGCAATAATAATTGGTGAAGGGATCTTCGCCCATCACAATATTTATATACTccactagggtcggcccgccctacgggcgggaatATGAttcgaaaataatttaaatagttaaagtaaatatttttttatttttgtttaatatttgtttttattttaaaatgttttgttctATATTACTATGAATCATTATTTATTGATTGTTATtctttattcaattttattctTATTACAATTAACTAAAAATTTTCCTTACGGTAAATAAGATTTTATATCAGAAAttttattctgtttttattttcatggtGTAGAattgttgatttatttgtttaatttgaatttatctagttttattcattttcttatattaatttatatcgTGTGTCTCTTATTCGACTATATAACTATGTTTTTTTACACAGTTATGGATCTACgtttatagtattttttaaaacattcttGACATAAATATGCAAAATACAGTCTACATTTATTTAGTTACAATAAGTTCAAATCTCTTTtgtataaaaaacaattttcatttttctttttatatttattttttgtttctgtattttattccatttttcctaacaaatatatttgatttttgattaTCTATAATTTTTGTGCTGTGGTAAATCTTTTTAATCTATTATGTAATACTATCTTTTAAAATAGTATaactccaaatctgaaaccaATGTCTTAAAACTAATAGTTCTTTACATATAATAAGTCAAATCGATAGTTGTTTCCTCAAAAAGATGGAGGAATTAATTGTAttataatctaccaaaattcaaaataaaataattgctGTCTACATAAAGTTTGAGTATCTCATATTGATTCTGGCTCTACCTAGTGAAACAACCGTATTGCAAATAAGATAATACgttaaaagaaaatgatgaGCATCTACATTTGTATTCAAAGGATCAGACTTTAGACGGAGACCAAACTCACATGATCAATCTGCCGCGTAGCAGGCGTGACCATCCCATCAACAGCCTTAGTCAAATCACTGTAATAACTCTCCAGAACAGtagacttcttcttctccgcaccggagagagagagaaccaaaGCTTAGGCCTCAGCACAGGAGGTATCCCTTTCCTAATCAACCTCTTCAACGTGATCGCATACTCAAAGCAGATATCTTCAGTGACGTCTTCAATGCGATACCACCGTCTCCGATCAATAGAATATCCGGCTGGAGATACCAGTCAGTTCCTTTGCTGGCTTCGAGAGCCCACCAGACTCTCCCTTGGCTCCTCACTTTCTCTCTGACTTAGTTCAAGACGTTGACGTCGTCGACGTTTCCTTCCACCGTGAAACTGTATAGGTCCTGGAATTTGACGACGGTGTTGGCTCGTCGGGCGTGGATGCTGGGGCGGGATGGGGATCTGGGATTGGAGCTCCGTTCTTAAGTCTCTTTTGCTTTGGATACCAAACATCGTGGGTTCTTGTCTGATTTTTTCTCGTCAGTTTCGGACCAATCACGAACATGTCAAGAGgaaaaaacagaggaaatgaAAAGGAAGCTCCTTTCTTGTttggatttaaatttttttattaaaagttgtAATCTTTCAATATTATAATGGTGTCACGTTCTGCAAACGTTATCTCTCTCTAATCTTCATCTCTACGCAGTCAAAaaaattttttgaattaaaaaatcagaagcaaaagaagaagccaaaaaCAAATGATCTGGTGAGGAACAGTAACACTAAAATGGAAAACAAAAGTTATAATAAAACGATAACCCAGTAAACAATGACAAATTTGCTGTAGCGATCAAACACAGATCTAAAAACATGAAACGATGAACTTACATTAAGGTCAACCAGAAGCATGTCAACCCACATGAGCTCGCCACCGCGCTTCACATTTCTCGCCTCCCAGAACTGCAACAGCCGAGCCTCAATGACGCCGGAGCACCTGCCGGACTTCATGTCGGAGAAGAACTCTCCAAATTGCCATAACAACACGATTCAGTATATCAGAGGAGGATGACTTACAAATAAGAAAGACTCACATGTTTATACAGATTTCCCACCGTTTGAGAGTCGAGATCGACGCATTGAAGATCTCATAGTGGGCGTCTGAATTGATGAGAATAAATACACAAAGACGATAACGTATTCCGTTTCAG encodes:
- the LOC106386991 gene encoding uncharacterized protein LOC106386991, which gives rise to MATLDSPLEALAFQYASFGVLAVVNNVWTWIAVVTAAVSFWRMKVTTIGDNGGHAGCSLLEDVTASKAEQESDHQEPQKMAGPVEAAEAPPVNETEVNWEPLMCDDGVTKGTKLTMYYEVDVDHEERCVDGEGELPTVNYGSGFGNSGEWWERWERVVKMRNGDDVWYRYVDLTMINGSVVRLWDDDKRNP
- the LOC111213332 gene encoding 20 kDa chaperonin, chloroplastic isoform X1; this encodes MCVSSLSLLQFLGFYPPKSHSYPHAEMAATQLTASPVTVSARSLASLEGLRASSAKFGTLKPGTFKQSQFRSLVVRAASVVAPKYTSIKPLGDRVLVKIKEAEEKTMGGILLPSTAQSKPQGGEVVAVGEGRTIGKNKIDITVPTGAQIIYSKYAGTEVEFNDEKHLILKEDDIVGLLETEDIKDLKPLNDRVFIKVAEAEEKTAGGLLLTETTKEKPSIGTVIAVGPGTLDEEGKVQPLSISTGSTVLYSKYAGNDFKGKDGSNYIALRASDVMAILS
- the LOC111213332 gene encoding 20 kDa chaperonin, chloroplastic isoform X2 — protein: MCVSSLSLLQFLGFYPPKSHSYPHEMAATQLTASPVTVSARSLASLEGLRASSAKFGTLKPGTFKQSQFRSLVVRAASVVAPKYTSIKPLGDRVLVKIKEAEEKTMGGILLPSTAQSKPQGGEVVAVGEGRTIGKNKIDITVPTGAQIIYSKYAGTEVEFNDEKHLILKEDDIVGLLETEDIKDLKPLNDRVFIKVAEAEEKTAGGLLLTETTKEKPSIGTVIAVGPGTLDEEGKVQPLSISTGSTVLYSKYAGNDFKGKDGSNYIALRASDVMAILS
- the LOC106443218 gene encoding pectinesterase inhibitor 3 — its product is MAPPQKLFLAAIFAAVIVATTTGDGSNSAGEDIVHSSCMHASYPSLCIRTLSTYSGPTITNRRELAQAAVKISLSHAKAAAKKLAAVRETVGKKREKAAVVDCVEMIGDSVDELSRTLGALKHLRVSGGSVNEFRWQMSNAQTWASAALTDDDTCLDGFQGIDGEIKSEVKEWMTKVARVTSNALYMINQLDDKRGKPHVVRP